The Hyperolius riggenbachi isolate aHypRig1 chromosome 3, aHypRig1.pri, whole genome shotgun sequence genome window below encodes:
- the PIGBOS1 gene encoding protein PIGBOS1: MRSRTIASPEGAVDLKPGCQLPCGCHVTSVLLICDLKEGGISAKMRRRLPFSQLLLAVLVGVAGGVYIYRPLFEQYLYEHKPLQTDSDVTKIAENDNK, from the exons ATGAGAAGCCGTACAATTGCGTCACCAGAGGGCGCTGTGGATTTGAAACCAGGATGTCAGCTACCCTGTGGATGCCATGTGACCTCTGTGCTGCTCATATGTGACCTAAAAGAGGGAG GAATTTCTGCCAAGATGAGGCGAAGGCTGCCTTTTAGTCAGCTCCTCCTTGCAGTGCTGGTGGGAGTTGCTGGTGGAGTATACATCTATAGGCCACTCTTTGAGCAGTACTTATATGAACACAAACCGTTACAAACAGACAGCGATGTCACAAAGATTGCTGAAAACGATAATAAATAA